Part of the Quercus lobata isolate SW786 chromosome 6, ValleyOak3.0 Primary Assembly, whole genome shotgun sequence genome, CCTCTCAATGCCACGTGTTTGATTTCTATTGGTGGGAGTGCCTCGTTTCCGGTGAGtgccttttcagttttcccgcACTTTCCAAGGCAGAgatctttgatttcttttggcttttcctttttccatttcCCCATTCTCTGTGCGGTTGATCTCTCCTACGCGTATTTTGCTCCTCACCTCCTCAGTTTTCTCCCTAACTTCCAGGTACGCCCACCCCCATTTacgcttttctttcctttctggTTTTTCCTTGCATTTGTGTCACTTAAGTTCCTTGTTCTCTCTGTACTATTTTCTCTTCTTACTGAGTGATGgtgttagttttttttcttttttctttaatggtggATAATTTCGAAGTTAGGCATAACTTCCCTTCTGTAGCTTTTCTCCTTGCCCGCCTAGGTTCCTTGGTAGAGCTTTCCGGTGACCTGTTGGGTGCACCTTCGCTTGCCGGTTCGTACCCACTAGTTGAGGAATTTGTTAGTAGGGGTACCGGGTTAGGTTCGGCGTTGGGTGTTTTATACCCTCTCTTGTTAGAGTCTCAAGCTTGGTTTCGGTCTATTAGAGGGCTCCTAAGAGAGGAAAATATGGGTTTAGAAGGAGGGTTAGGTGATTTAGAGAGGGGTTTGTCCTCAAATGTGGTCGAGGAAGAGGCCGGGATCGGTGCTACGACCACCGCGCTTTCCCGTGCTCCCTCGTCCTCCCATTCTCCTGCTCTAGCGACGGTCCGTCAATTTCATGCCCTCAAGGAAAATTGTTCCTTGAAAGTTGAGGTTTTTAGTTAATTTAAGGACAGATTCCAATTTCCAAAGGGAATTAAGGCTCGTCTACCCAGGAAGGGCGAAAAGGCTTGCGCCTTTGCACACGGAGAAGTTTGCTTTTACGAGGCTGCTTTTTCGTGTGGTCTCCGATTTCCCGTCCATCCGTTCATAATGGAGCTTCTTTACCATTTTAACCTTGCACCGGGGCAACTTATGCCTAACTCCTGGAGAATAGTGATTAGTTGTATGGTGATTTGGATGACCATTGCTGACGGGGATATGATCTCAGTTAATGAGTTCGTCCATCTGTATCGTCTGAAAGAGTCCAGAGAATTTGGGTACTATGAGTTCGTACCCTGGAATAGGAAGGCTCGTCTGGTAGCTGACCTTCCGTCATCCTTTCGCTACTGGAAATCAAGATACTTCTTTGTATCTGGGGACGATTGGGAAACGTTGCCTGATGATCTGTGGGGGAACATACCTAGGTTGCTGCGACGATGGGAGACCCCTTTGATTGGTGCGTTTACCCCAATGTTGttggccccttttttttttttttttaattgatgtcGTCCTTTGCAGTGAAAGATCGTCCAGAGCTTGAGGCCAAATTTGTAGAGCGAGTGCAGGCTGCGATCAAGTACACAAGGACGATCGAAGATTTTGGTGAGCTGATTGATCCGCGTACCTTAGCTCGTCATTGTCTGGGACCAGAACCTTCCCTCTACGTACTTAGCACCCTCGACCGTGAAGAGAGAAAACATAAGTTGTACTTCAAGTCTTTTCTTCGTGTTTATCTGCATTCTTTTTATTCGTCCTTACCCCTCTTTTATTCGTCCTTGGTCTCTTTTGTGTAGAAATGACGTCAAAGTTTAACAAAGAGATGTATGacaaaattaagggcaaaaagAATGAGCCCCTTTCTAGCATAGGCCAGAAGAGGCTGAGAATCACAGACAAAGaaaaggagaaggagaaagagGTGGTGGAGAGAGGACCGTCCACACCTACCCTTGATCTGGACGAGGGTCTGACTGCATCTCCTGGCATTTCAATTGAGGAGGTGGCTCGTCCTTTGAAGAAGCAGAAGGCTGCTAataaggagaaagagaaggtCGGTGCCAGCGTTTGGTCGGACGCTGGGACGGCCATGGACCGTGCCAACGAGCTTTTTACCCCTAGCGAGATGAGGGAAGTCACGAGCATTCCTTCGCACGAGATGGTGCGCCGTCACGTTCATAAGCTCGTGCAGGTGACCCATTTGTCTTTTTCTCCGTGTCTAACTGCTTTACCACTTTGGTTGCTTTTGATTGAGCTAATTTTTAATGACTCTGTTCTCGTCCAAAGGTGTTGGGGGAGACCATGCACATCACCACGCAGTACTTAGCCAACGAAGAGAAGGCCGTCGTGGCCAACTCGAAGGTGGAAGCTTTGGAGACTGAGGCTTCAGGCCTGCGGAAGGATTTGATCGCGACCATGGACTCCCTCAATGTCTCCAAGGAGCAGGCTCGAGTACTGACGGAGCAGCTGGACGCTGAGAGGCAATCTCTGAAGCAGAAGGACGAACTCCTGGCTGCAGCCGCCCAAAAGATGAAGGTTGCTGTGGCCAAGGCCGTTACTGCCTTCCAGTCCACGGAAGAGTATAACACCATCTTCTTCCAGTGGTACTTCAAGGGGTTTGAACTGCTGCGGAGGTACTTGCTCAAGCATGGTCCTGGTGTGAACCTTAAAGATCTAGACTTTGAGGCCGTTGACAAGGAGATTGAGGAGGACGAAGCGAACCAGGCCGTGGCATCTGCTGGTGGTGAGCCATCTCAGGCTACACAGGACGATGACGTTGCCCCTACAGCTTGAccctacttaaagaaaatttcttctcttttttttttttttttttttttttttttttttttttttgcactaaGTTAAGAACAGCTAATGTTTGGATGCCCCCCCTGTTTTTGGGGCCCTCCCTATTTTTGTCTTCAAAACAATTTAACtctgtgtttgatttttggctataaatgtctgtgtgtttatttttgcttttcatgATTGCATGAGTTGTGCGAGGATTTTTGTCCTTTCCTAGGGGATTTAGAAAGGTTTTGTCCTTTCATGATCCTCTTTATTTGTATATCcgtttaaggaattttatcttTCAAGACGGCGTGTATCCCCTAGAGGGATTTTAGTCGTCATTAAGCTTTTTAGAGACGATATAATTCCATTAAAAGAATTCTACTATCATTAAGCTTTTTgtggacgatgtacatccatttaaagaattttatcgtcattaagctttttagggacgatgtacatccatttaaggaattttatcgtcattaagctttttagggacgatgtacatccatttaaggaattttatcgtcagTGAGCTTTTTGGCGACGATGTACATCcgtttaaggaattttatcgtcattAAGCATTTTAGGGACGATCTcgtttttgcttttctttgaaACCCGTGGCGCATGATTTGCTCGATAACACTTAAGAAATGCTGGACGATACTTATGATTCGGATAATTGCTTACATAAGAAGGAAGTATCAAATTGGTTTTACAATGAACTTTATGGTTCCTTTtcgtaatacctctttagatgTTCGACGTTCCACGGACGAGGTAGCCTTTTTCCTTCGGAGTCCTCCAGGTGGTAACTGCTCTGATGCGAATAATGGAcgactctgtagggtccttcccaggaCGGTCCCAGTTTGCCATGTGCTGGATCCTTTGTTGCAGGGGTGACTTTTCTGAGGACGAGGTCACTGATGTTGAATCTTCTAAGCTTCACTCTTTGATTATAATATTCGGCTATCTTCTGCTGGTACTTGGCCATTCTTTCAGCTGCCTGATCTCTAATTTCGTCCAGACTGTCTAAGTTCTCTTTCAATTGGCTATCATTAGTTTGCTCGTCAAAAAATTCTCTCCTTAGGCTTGTGAGACCAACTTCGACTGGTATGACTGTTTTTGTGCCATATGTCAGATTGAACGGTGTTTCTCCAGTTGGTGTCCGCGCTGTCGTCCTAGATGCCCACAAGATGCTTGGTAGTTCTTTAGGCCACATTCCTTTTGCCCCCACCAACCGGGActtgatgatcttgagcaaGGTCCGGTTGGTTACTTCCGTCTGTCCGTTGGCCTGGGGATGACTTGGTGATGAGTACTTGTTTTTTATGCCCAAGCTCGAGCAAAATGACTTGAAGCTTTGGCTGTCAAACTGACGACCGTTGTCTGATATGATCGTCCTTGGTATCCCGAAcctgcaaacaatatttttccaaacaaaattttgtatctttgcTTCGGTGATTGTTGCCAGAGCTtctgcctccacccattttgtgaagtagtcgatGGCGACGAGCAGGAACTTCACCTGTCTCTTTCCCGGAGGTAAGGGGCCCACGATGTCGATTCCCCACTGTGCAAATGGCCATGGAGACGATATTGTGGTCATCTTTTCCCCGGGGATTCTTTGAACATTCCCATATCTTTGGCAACTGTCACACGTCCTCACGAAATCAGCTGCGTCTCGTTGcatttttggccaaaagtaGCCTGCTCTCATGATCTTCTTGACAAAGGACTTTGCCCCCGTGTGATCTCCGCAGATTCCCCCATGTACTTCTTCAAGGATGTACCTGGCTTCCTCCTTTTCAACACATCTCAGATACGGTTGGGAGTAGCCCCTTTTGTAGAGTTCGTCATTAAGGATCGTAAATCTGGCTGCTCGATTCCGTACCTTTTTAGCTTCTTCTAGATCAGGTGGTAGTCATCCTTCTTGAAGGAATGTGAATATCGGGCTCGTCCATCCATGGTTTGTGTGGACGGAGGAAATTTAGAGTTTCTGTATACTAGGATAGTTTTGTTCCTCTATCTTCCAATCACACCTCTTACTTTCGTTCTCCGTCGAGGCACTTCGGGCCACCTCATCGGCTTCTGCGTTCTGATCCCTAGGGATCTGGACGAACTCTATGTGATTAAAGGAGCTGATCAATTGGTTCGTCAGcttgaggtatttctgcatcctaGCTTCCTTTGCTTCGTACTCCCCTTTTACTTGTCCAATGACGAGTTGGGAATCGCTTTTAAGTACAACATTCTCAGCTCCTAGGGTCTGGGCTACTCTCAATCCCGCCAGCAAGGCCTCATATTCCGCTTCATTATTGGTTACGGGGAATTTAAGTTGGACTCCATACTTGAGGACGTTATGGGGAAGTAAGGACGATGCCTGCTCCGCCTCCCCGTTGAGTGGACGATCCGTCAGTATTAACCGTCCAAATGTTCTCTACGATTCCAGGGATGGTGAATTTCGCTATAAAATCGGCCAGTGCCTGTGCTTTTATCGCCATCCTCGGATGATATTTTATGTCGAACTGGCTGAGCTTGATTGCCTACTACACCATTCTTTCTGCCACTTCGGGCTTGTTCATTGCCTTTTTTATAGGCTGATTCGTCATCATGATGATGGTATTACGAAGTTTTCTCGAAGCCATAATCAGGGCAAAGGAGATCTTCTCTATACGAGGGTACCGTGCCTCGGCACCCTAGAAGGCCTGGTTGACGTAATACACAGTAAGTTGCAAACCATCATCTTTTCTAATCAATGCCGCGCTGACAGCCGTGACCGAGACGGCTAAGTACAGGAATAGATCTTCACCTTCTTTGGACGGGCTTAAGAGGGGCGGGTTGCTAAGATACCGTTTCAGCTCTTGGAACGCCGTTTCGCATTCCTCCGTCCACGAAAACGCCTTCTTCAAAGTCTTGAAGAATGGGAGGCATTTGTCCGTGGCTTTTGAGACGAACCTATTGAGGGCGGCAATTCTTCCTGTGAGGGACTGCACTTCATTGACCGTCCTGGGTGAAGACATTTCCAGGATGGCCCTGACTTTCTCGGGGTTTGCTTCAATCCCTCTCTGCGATACTACAAACCCGAGAAACTTTCCCGAGGAAACTCTAAAGGCGCATTTGGACGGATTGAGTTTCATGCTGTACCGCTTGAAAGTATTGAACGTCTCTCTAAGATTGTCCAGATGGTTCTCTTCCtccttgctcttgacgagcatatcgtcaACATAAACCTCCATATTTCTCCCGATTTGCTTCTCGAACATCTGGTTTACCAATCTTTGATAGGTGGCCCCTGCGTTCTTGAGCCCAAAAGGCATGACTTGGTAGCAGTAAAGTCCCTGGCTGGTGATAAAAGCGgtcttctcttggtcttcttcagccatttgTATCTGGTTATATTCGGAAAATGCATCCATAAATGTGAGAAGTTTGTGCCCTGCTGTGGAGTCCACTAGCTGGTCGATTCTGGGCAGTGGGAAGCTATCTTTTGGGCAGGCTTGGTTTAGATCTGTGAAGTcgacgcacattctccacttcccatttgcttttttgaccatgactacgttggccaaccactctgggtagtGGACTTCTCGGATGAATTTTGCTGCAAGCAACTTATTTACCTCGTCCATCACTGCCTTGTTTCGCTCGGGAGCAAAGACTCTCATTTTCTGCTGGACAGGTTTCTTCTCTGGATCAACATTCAGGTGATGCTGGATGAGGCTCGCTGGGATCCTGGGCATGTCCTTGTGGCTCCACGCGAATATATCGAGGTTACTCTTCAGAAAGCTGACGATTTCACCTTTCGTCTTTTGACTCATGCTCGTCCCTATTTGGGTCGTCTTTGGAGGATTCCCTTCAGCCAGCTCTACCGTTTCAAGTTTCTCCATGATCTCTGGTGTTTTCTCTTCAACGTATGGTTTTCTTTTGAAGCCAAGACGGCATGGTAGCATTCTCTTGCCAGTACTTGATCTCCTTTAATCTCCCCGACACCATGTTCTGTTGGGAACTTCACCTTTAAGCAGTAGATGGAGATAGCAGCCTTCTAACGATTAAGCATTGGTCTCCCTATGATCACGTTGTAGGACGAGGGTGAGTCTACTATTAGAAAATTGTGCTGGTTGGTTACCTGCAGGGGAAATGACCCGGCAGTTACTGTCAACGCCACGATTCCTCTGGGGTATACTTTGTCTCCGCTGAAACTGACGAGGGGAGACTCAAAAGGACGGAGCCTTTTTGGGTCGAGCTTCAGTTGTTGGAAAGCAGGAAGATAGATTATGTCTGCTGAGCTTCCGCTGTCGACCAGGACTCTTCGCGTGTTGAACCCCTCGATCATGATCATAATGACGAGTGGGTCATCATGGGCTTGCTTCACACATCTGGCATCTTCCTCAGAGAAATGCAAGTCCTCACTGGTGCGTCTTTGCTTTGATGGAGGTATGCTGTGGACGCTGTTTACTTGTCTTTGGTATGATTTCCTGAGAGACTTAAATGATCCCCCGGTGGTCGGTCCCCCAGCAATAGTCTTTATTTCCCCCAGTGCGCTTTGTGGACGAGGTTGGGGGCGATCTTCATCCCTCCGTGTATTAACTGGCTGGCTTCTCTGTCCGTACCTGCCGAAATCCCCCCTTTTTACATACTATTTTAGCTTTCCGTTACGGATCAGCTCCTCAATCTGTTCTTTCAGGTCCCTGCAGTCCTCTGTATAATGCCCGTGATCCTTGTGGAAACGGCAGTATTTCCTCTTATCGCGCAATCCAGGTGCTGAATGGAGTGGTTTTGGCCACTTTAGGGACGGGTCGTCCCTTATTTCCGTTAGAATTTGATCGACTGGCATCACCAGCGGGGTGAATTTTGAAGGACGAGGGTTTTTGTCCTCCCTCCTTCGATTTCCATCGTCATTTCGTCTGTCAACCCGATCCCGTTTTAGCCCTCTTCGATcgtcctccttttctttcttcttttccctatTCTTATCTGCTCCGTCAATAGTTGCCAGGGCTTCttccgcgttcatgtacttctgagCTTTCAACAACGCCTCGGCCATCGTCTTAGGGGGGTTCTTTGCTAAGGATGCCACAAAATCCTTGGACTTCAATCCTGCTTTGAAGGTCGTGAGATGTACCTTATCATCTGTCTCGTCTATTTCCAGCATTCCTCGGGTGAAACGTGTCACGAAAGACCTCAGTGGTTCCTTCTCTCCTTATCTGATGGTAAGCAGGTGGTCGGCAGTTCTCTTTGGTCGCTGCCCCCCTACGAAATGACGGACAAAGGAACTGCTCAACTGCTCGAAATTGTCAATGGATGATGTTGGCAACTTGTTGAACCATTCTCTGGCTGTTCCTTTGAGGGTCGTAGGGAATGAGCGACACAAGATCTCGTCAAGCGGCTGTTGGAGGCCTAGGGTCGTCCTGAAGGTGTTCAGGTGATCCAAGGGGTCTTTCAGCCCGTCGAAAGGTTCCAGCTGAGGTAGACGAAACTTTGAGGGAACAGGGCAGTCCTGGACGGCTATGGTGAAGGGTGAATCCGTCTTCCGGACGATTCTCTCCAAGCTTTGGTCCGTCTTTCCTTTGATGGCATTTcttagttcgtccatctctttcctcatctCTCTTAAAAGATCTGAGCTTGCTTCCTCTGGAGTGCTGGTTCGCCTTCTGTTGCTGTCTTCGTCGTCTCCCCTGTCTGCACGATTACTTTCCTGCAGCAGTCGTTGCTTCATCTCTTGGTTCTGTCTTATGAGTTCTTCCACAGTTGCTGATAGTGACTGGATTTGTAGGGCCAGCGCAGCAGGATCTGGGTTTGTACTGGATTCCATTTGGACTGGAGGCAGATCACGTGTTGAatcgtttcccacagacggcgccaaactgatgacgAACTGATCGTCAGGTTATTATGCTCGTCCAGATGGAAGCCGTCCCTTACCAATCCAATCTTTTGCAACTCGTGGACGAAATAAAGGAAATAGTTCGCCGGCGTTGTGCCTGCAAAaaggtctccgatgccaaagtcagaaagaTTGACAAAAGAGAGCAATGAGAATCAAGTGTTAGAGTGTTTTTCTTACCCCCACCCCTTTTGGGGTTCagtctttatatatgtgtgcttGCAGGTGAtttcttctagccgttggtggagTCTTGATGAAGGCTTTATTCTTGCCTGGTAACGCCCTTGCTGGGTGTTAATGATGAGCTGCCATTCCTAACGGTCTGAAGGTTGATTAATGTCTTGTAACCGTTCCGCGAAAAGTGGGAACGAGTGTTCAGGTCTTTGAGCGACGACCTTTTCCCTCTGGTCGATTTTATTAAGATCGTCCCTATCTTGCATTGTATGGACGATTACCATTTTGGTCGGGCGTATCATTTATGATTCTACCAATGATTCATGTTTGAAACTTAATTTAGTGATTCATGTTAAAGGGAAATTCTAAGGTTCCCCTACTATCTTTCGTGGGTATGGTAACTATAAGTAAGTGCCAAACGTGAAATGACATGCCAACGATGGATATAATAAGAGTATCCACGACCATGatattaaaaatttagctatttgacactataaaaagttattttatctattttatttactcattttacaaaatatgctgcagtagtggatctattttagttttcaacacaataaaataatataaacatcacaataaaataatatatctactacaataaaataataaataataattgcaATAAATAATAATCACAACCACCCACAATCGCTAGCGCTGCCACTACTGCCGCCGCCACCGTTGCCCcatgatagcaaataatcaTTTAGTGTTAACTGGTGatttttttaatcccaaattatacttatacattttttttttactaaaacaatttctcaatcatcatgatagcaaataatcatctagtataacaataatattttgttttaaccccaaattatatatatacaaatttatcttttgactaaaaaaaatttctcaatcgTCATGATAGCCGATTATTGTCTCAATTGTTTGGAAGCAATCTTAGAACAATGTGAACTATGAAATGGAGGaactttataagaaaacatataaaatagaaCACATATTATAGCTGGAAAAATGTAGTCCATAGA contains:
- the LOC115950209 gene encoding uncharacterized protein LOC115950209, yielding MAEALLKAQKYMNAEEALATIDGADKNREKKKEKEDDRRGLKRDRVDRRNDDGNRRREDKNPRPSKFTPLVMPVDQILTEIRDDPSLKWPKPLHSAPGLRDKRKYCRFHKDHGYGQRSQPVNTRRDEDRPQPRPQSALGEIKTIAGGPTTGGSFKSLRKSYQRQVNSVHSIPPSKQRRTSEDLHFSEEDARCVKQAHDDPLVIMIMIEGFNTRRVLVDSGSSADIIYLPAFQQLKLDPKRLRPFESPLVSFSGDKVYPRGIVALTVTAGSFPLQVTNQHNFLIVDSPSSYNVIIGRPMLNR